From a region of the Mercurialis annua linkage group LG1-X, ddMerAnnu1.2, whole genome shotgun sequence genome:
- the LOC126665998 gene encoding 50S ribosomal protein L14, chloroplastic-like: MIQSQTRLNVADNSGARELMCIRIIGTSNRRYAHIGDIIVAVIKEAAPHSPLERSEVIRSVIVRTCKELKHDNGMIIRYDDNAAVVIDQEGNPKGTRIFGAIARELRQLNFTKIILLAPEVL, translated from the coding sequence atgatCCAATCTCAGACCCGTTTAAATGTAGCGGATAACAGCGGAGCCCGAGAATTGATGTGTATTCGAATCATAGGGACTAGCAATCGCCGATATGCTCATATTGGTGACATTATTGTTGCTGTGATCAAGGAAGCAGCACCACATTCACCTCTAGAAAGATCAGAAGTAATCAGATCTGTAATTGTACGTACTTGTAAAGAACTGAAACATGATAACGGTATGATAATACGATATGATGACAATGCTGCGGTTGTCATTGATCAAGAAGGAAATCCAAAAGGAACTCGAATTTTTGGTGCAATCGCCCGAGAATTGAGACAgttaaattttactaaaataattttattagcgCCTGAAGTattataa
- the LOC126666009 gene encoding 50S ribosomal protein L2, chloroplastic-like encodes MAIHLYKTSTPSTCNGAVDSQVKSNTRNTRNTRNNLIYGHHHCGKGRNARGIITARHRGGGHKRLYRKIDFRRNEKDIYGRIVTIEYDPNRNAYICLIHYGDGEKRYILHPRGAIIGDTILSGTEVPIKMGNALPLSAVLIDQKEESTSTDMPLGTAIHNIEITLGKGGQLARAAGAVAKLIAKEGKSATLKLPSGEVRLISKNCSATVGQVGNTGVNQKSLGRAGSKCWLGKRPVVRGVVMNPVDHPHGGGEGRAPIGRKKPATPWGYPALGRRSRKRNKYSDNLILRRRSK; translated from the exons ATGGCGATACATTTATACAAAACTTCTACCCCGAGTACATGCAATGGAGCTGTAGACAGTCAAGTGAAATCCAATACACGAAATACACGAAATACACGAAATAATTTGATCTATGGACATCATCATTGTGGTAAAGGCCGTAATGCCAGAGGAATCATTACCGCAAGGCATAGAGGGGGAGGTCATAAGCGTCTATACCGTAAAATCGATTTTCGACGGAATGAAAAAGACATATATGGCAGAATCGTAACCATAGAATACGACCCTAATCGAAATGCATACATTTGTCTCATACACTATGGGGATGGTGAGAAGAGATATATTTTACATCCCAGAGGGGCTATAATTGGAGATACCATTCTTTCTGGTACAGAAGTTCctataaaaatgggaaatgccCTACCTTTGAGTGCG GTTTTGATTGATCAAAAAGAAGAATCTACTTCAACCGATATGCCCTTAGGCACGGCCATACATAACATAGAAATCACACTTGGAAAGGGTGGACAATTAGCTAGAGCTGCAGGTGCTGTAGCGAAACTGATTGCAAAAGAGGGGAAATCGGCCACATTAAAATTACCTTCTGGGGAGGTTCGTTTAATATCCAAAAACTGCTCAGCAACAGTCGGACAAGTAGGGAATACTGGGGTGAACCAGAAAAGTTTGGGTAGAGCCGGATCGAAATGTTGGCTAGGTAAGCGTCCTGTAGTAAGAGGAGTAGTTATGAACCCTGTAGACCATCCCCATGGGGGTGGTGAAGGGAGGGCCCCGATTGGTAGAAAAAAACCCGCAACCCCTTGGGGTTATCCTGCACTTGgaagaagaagtagaaaaagGAATAAATATAGTGATAATTTGATTCTTCGTCGCCGTAGTAAATAG
- the LOC126666000 gene encoding 50S ribosomal protein L16, chloroplastic translates to MKGIAFRGNRICFGRYALQALEPAWITSRQIEAGRRAMTRNARRGGKIWVRIFPDKPVTLRPAETRMGSGKGSPEYWVAVVKPGRILYEMRGVAENIARRAILIAASKMPIRTQFIISG, encoded by the coding sequence ATGAAAGGAATAGCTTTTCGAGGTAATCGTATTTGTTTCGGCAGATATGCTCTTCAGGCACTTGAACCCGCTTGGATTACATCTAGACAAATAGAAGCGGGACGACGAGCAATGACACGAAATGCACGCCGCGGCGGAAAAATATGGGTACGTATATTTCCCGACAAACCAGTTACTTTAAGACCTGCGGAAACACGTATGGGTTCAGGGAAAGGATCTCCTGAATATTGGGTAGCTGTCGTTAAACCTGGTAGAATACTTTATGAAATGCGCGGAGTAGCAGAAAATATAGCAAGAAGGGCTATTTTAATAGCAGCATCTAAAATGCCTATACGAACTCAATTCATTATTTCGGGATAG
- the LOC126668229 gene encoding NAD(P)H-quinone oxidoreductase subunit 2 A, chloroplastic-like, which yields MIREKITISTRTLQWKCVESRTDNKRLFYGRFILSPLMKGQADTIGIATRRALLGEIEGTCITRAKSEKIPHEFSTIAGIQESIHEILMNLKEIVLRSNLYGTCGASICVKGPGYVTAQDIILPPFAEIIDNTKHIASLTEPIVGDSNGGYASMITHMLFYISMNLGTFACIVLFGLRTGTDNIRDYAGLYTKDPFLALSLALCLLSLGGLPPLAGFFGKLHLFWCGWQAGLYFLVLIGLLTSVVSIYYYLKIIKLLMTGRNQEITPHVRNYRRPPLRSNNSIELSMIVCVIASIIPGISMNPIIEIAQDTLF from the coding sequence ATGATTCGGGAGAAAATAACAATATCTACTCGGACACTGCAGTGGAAATGTGTTGAATCAAGAACAGACAATAAGCGCCTTTTTTATGGACGCTTTATTCTATCGCCACTTATGAAAGGCCAAGCCGACACAATAGGCATTGCAACGCGAAGAGCTTTACTTGGAGAAATTGAAGGAACATGTATCACACGTGCAAAATCTGAGAAAATACCACACGAATTTTCTACTATAGCAGGTATTCAAGAATCAATACATGaaattttaatgaatttaaaagaaattgtatTGAGAAGCAATTTGTATGGAACTTGTGGCGCGTCTATTTGTGTCAAGGGTCCTGGATATGTAACTGCTCAAGACATTATTTTACCGCCTTTTGCGGAAATCATTGATAATACAAAGCATATCGCTAGCCTAACGGAACCAATTGTTGGAGACTCGAATGGTGGATATGCAAGCATGATAACTCATATGCTCTTCTATATCTCCATGAATCTAGGAACTTTTGCTTGTATTGTATTATTTGGTCTACGTACCGGAACTGATAACATTCGAGATTATGCAGGATTATACACGAAAGATCCTTTTTTGGCTCTCTCTTTAGCCCTATGTCTATTATCCCTAGGAGGTCTTCCTCCACTAGCAGGTTTTTTCGGAAAACTCCATTTATTCTGGTGTGGATGGCAAGCAGGCCTATATTTCTTGGTTTTAATAGGACTCCTTACGAGCGTTGTTTCTATCTACTATTAtctaaaaataatcaaactatTAATGACTGGACGAAACCAAGAAATAACCCCTCACGTGCGAAATTATAGAAGACCCCCTTTAAGATCAAACAATTCCATCGAATTGAGTATGATTGTATGTGTGATAGCATCTATTATACCAGGAATATCAATGAACCCGATTATTGAAATTGCTCAAGATACCCTTTTTTAG
- the LOC126665999 gene encoding 30S ribosomal protein S11, chloroplastic codes for MAKPLPRIGSRRNGRIGSRKNVRKIPKGVIHVQASFNNTIVTVTDVRGRVISWSSADTCGFRGTRRGMPFAVQTAAGNAIRTVVDQGMQRAEVMIKGPGLGRDAALRAIRRSGILLSFV; via the coding sequence ATGGCAAAACCTTTACCAAGAATAGGTTCGCGCAGGAATGGACGTATTGGTTCACGTAAGAATGTACGTAAAATACCAAAAGGAGTTATTCATGTTCAAGCAAGTTTTAACAATACTATTGTGACCGTTACAGATGTACGGGGTCGAGTGATTTCTTGGTCCTCCGCCGACACTTGTGGATTCCGGGGAACAAGAAGAGGAATGCCATTTGCAGTTCAAACCGCAGCAGGAAATGCTATTCGAACAGTAGTGGATCAAGGTATGCAACGGGCAGAAGTCATGATAAAAGGTCCTGGTCTCGGACGAGATGCGGCATTAAGAGCTATTCGCAGAAGTGGTATACTCTTAAGCTTCGTCTGA
- the LOC126665994 gene encoding 30S ribosomal protein S7, chloroplastic, whose translation MSRRGTAEEKTAKSDPIYRNRLVNMLVNRILKHGKKSLAYQIIYRAMKKIQQKTETNPLSVLRQAIRGVTPDIAVKARRVGGSTHQVPVEIGSTQGKALAIRWLLGASRKRPGRNMAFKLSSELVDAAKGSGDAIRKKEETHRMAEANRAFAHFR comes from the coding sequence ATGTCACGTCGAGGTACTGCAGAAGAAAAAACTGCAAAATCCGATCCAATTTATCGTAATCGATTAGTTAACATGTTGGTTAACCGTATTCTGAAACACGGAAAAAAATCATTGGCTTATCAAATTATCTATCGAGCCATGAAAAAGATTCAACAAAagacagaaacaaatccactaTCTGTTTTACGTCAAGCAATACGTGGAGTAACTCCCGATATAGCAGTAAAAGCAAGACGTGTAGGCGGATCGACTCATCAAGTTCCCGTTGAAATAGGATCTACACAAGGAAAAGCACTTGCCATTCGTTGGTTATTAGGGGCATCCCGAAAACGTCCGGGTCGAAATATGGCTTTCAAATTAAGTTCCGAATTAGTGGATGCTGCCAAAGGGAGTGGTGATGCCATACGCAAAAAGGAAGAGACTCATAGAATGGCAGAGGCAAATAGAGCTTTTGCACATTTTCGTTAA
- the LOC126668221 gene encoding 50S ribosomal protein L23, chloroplastic produces the protein MGPSNKSIGIGSVSMESHHPYITNVWEENRFMDGIKYAVFTDKSIRLLGKNQYTFNVESGSTRTEIKHWVELFFGVKVIAMNSHRLPGKGRRMRPIMGHTMHYRRMIITLQPGYSIPPLRKKRA, from the exons ATGGGACCCTCCAATAAGTCTATTGGAATTGGCTCTGTATCAATGGAATCTCATCATCCATACATAACGAATGTGTG GGAAGAAAATAGATTTATGGATGGAATCAAATATGCAGTATTTACAGACAAAAGTATTCGGTTATTGGGGAAAAATCAATATACTTTTAATGTCGAATCAGGATCAACTAGGACAGAAATAAAGCATTGGGTCGAACTCTTCTTTGGTGTCAAGGTAATAGCTATGAATAGCCATCGACTCCCGGGAAAGGGTAGAAGAATGAGACCTATTATGGGACATACAATGCATTACAGACGTATGATCATTACTCTTCAACCGGGTTATTCTATTCCACCTCTTAGAAAGAAAAGAGCTTAA
- the LOC126666007 gene encoding NAD(P)H-quinone oxidoreductase subunit 2 A, chloroplastic-like — protein sequence MIWHVQNENFILDSTRIFMKAFHLLLFDGSLIFPECILIFGLIFLLMIDSTSDKKDIPWLYFISSTSLVMSITALLFRWGEEPMISFLGNFQTNNFNKIFQFLILLCSTLCIPLSVEYIECAEMAITEFLLFVLTATLGGMFLCGANDLITIFVAPECFSLCSYLLSGYTKKDVRSNEATMKYLLMGGASSSILVHAFSWLYGSSGGEIELQEIVNGLINTQMYNSPGISIALIFITVGIGFKLSLAPSHQWTPDVYEGVRDYECNRSIRRQKDHPKMIISWLLRMNQIRWSYFSIFLTFVAFLSVTSKVAASASATRIFDIPFYFSSNEWHLLLEILAILSMIVGNLIAITQTSMKRMLAYSSIGQIGYVIIGIIVGDSNGGYASMITHMLFYISMNLGTFACIVLFGLRTGTDNIRDYAGLYTKDPFLALSLALCLLSLGGLPPLAGFFGKLHLFWCGWQAGLYFLVLIGLLTSVVSIYYYLKIIKLLMTGRNQEITPHVRNYRRPPLRSNNSIELSMIVCVIASIIPGISMNPIIEIAQDTLF from the exons ATGATCTGGCATGTACAGAATGAAAACTTCATTCTCGATTCTACGAGAATTTTTATGAAAGCCTTTCATTTGCTTCTCTTCGATGGAAGTTTGATTTTCCCAGAATGTATCCTAATTTTTGGCCTAATTTTTCTTCTGATGATCGATTCAACATCTGATAAAAAAGATATACCTTGGTTATATTTCATCTCTTCAACAAGTTTAGTAATGAGTATAACGGCCCTATTGTTCCGATGGGGAGAAGAACCTATGATTAGCTTTTTGGGAAATTTCCAAACGAACAATTTCAACAAAATCTTTCAATTTCTTATTTTACTATGTTCAACTCTATGTATTCCTCTATCCGTAGAGTACATTGAATGTGCAGAAATGGCTATAACAGAGTTTCTCTTATTCGTATTAACAGCTACTCTAGGAGGAATGTTTTTATGCGGTGCTAACGATTTAATAACTATCTTTGTCGCTCCAGAATGTTTCAGTTTATGCTCCTACCTATTATCTGGATATACCAAGAAAGATGTACGGTCTAATGAGGCTACTATGAAATATTTACTAATGGGTGGGGCAAGCTCTTCTATTCTGGTTCATGCTTTCTCTTGGCTATATGGTTCGTCCGGGGGAGAGATTGAGCTTCAAGAAATAGTGAATGGCCTTATCAATACACAAATGTATAACTCCCCAGGAATTTCAATTGCGCTTATATTCATCACTGTAGGAATTGGATTCAAGCTTTCCCTAGCCCCTTCTCATCAATGGACTCCTGACGTATACGAAGGAGTGCG AGACTACGAGTGTAATAGGAGCATCCGTCGACAAAAGGATCACCCTAAGATGATCATCTCATGGCTATTGAGAATGAATCAAATCAGATGGTCCTATTTCTCAATCTTTCTGACTT TCGTTGCTTTTCTTTCTGTTACTTCGAAAGTAGCTGCTTCAGCTTCAGCCACTCGAATTTTCGATATTCCTTTTTATTTCTCATCAAACGAATGGCATCTTCTTCTGGAAATCCTAGCTATTCTGAGCATGATAGTGGGGAATCTCATTGCTATTACTCAAACAAGCATGAAACGTATGCTTGCATATTCGTCTATAGGTCAAATCGGATATGTAATTATTGGAATAATTGTTGGAGACTCGAATGGTGGATATGCAAGCATGATAACTCATATGCTCTTCTATATCTCCATGAATCTAGGAACTTTTGCTTGTATTGTATTATTTGGTCTACGTACCGGAACTGATAACATTCGAGATTATGCAGGATTATACACGAAAGATCCTTTTTTGGCTCTCTCTTTAGCCCTATGTCTATTATCCCTAGGAGGTCTTCCTCCACTAGCAGGTTTTTTCGGAAAACTCCATTTATTCTGGTGTGGATGGCAAGCAGGCCTATATTTCTTGGTTTTAATAGGACTCCTTACGAGCGTTGTTTCTATCTACTATTAtctaaaaataatcaaactatTAATGACTGGACGAAACCAAGAAATAACCCCTCACGTGCGAAATTATAGAAGACCCCCTTTAAGATCAAACAATTCCATCGAATTGAGTATGATTGTATGTGTGATAGCATCTATTATACCAGGAATATCAATGAACCCGATTATTGAAATTGCTCAAGATACCCTTTTTTAG
- the LOC126668236 gene encoding 50S ribosomal protein L23, chloroplastic-like, with protein sequence MGPSNKSIGIGSVSMESHHPYITNVWEENRFMDGIKYAVFTDKSIRLLGKNQYTFNVESGSTRTEIKHWVELFFCVKVIAMNSHRLPGKGRKMRPIMGHTMHYRRMIITLQPGYSIPPLRKKRA encoded by the exons ATGGGACCCTCCAATAAGTCTATTGGAATTGGCTCTGTATCAATGGAATCTCATCATCCATACATAACGAATGTGTG GGAAGAAAATAGATTTATGGATGGAATCAAATATGCAGTATTTACAGACAAAAGTATTCGGTTATTGGGGAAAAATCAATATACTTTTAATGTCGAATCAGGATCAACTAGGACAGAAATAAAGCATTGGGTCGAACTCTTCTTTTGTGTCAAGGTAATAGCTATGAATAGCCATCGACTCCCGGGAAAGGGTAGAAAAATGAGACCTATTATGGGACATACAATGCATTACAGACGTATGATCATTACTCTTCAACCGGGTTATTCTATTCCACCTCTTAGAAAGAAAAGAGCTTAA